Within Spinacia oleracea cultivar Varoflay chromosome 4, BTI_SOV_V1, whole genome shotgun sequence, the genomic segment GTCCTAACTAGGTGAAACTCTCTATTAATCCTGTATGTAAGCATGCCACATCATCACATTCAGTTCCTAaaaactgctcaccaaaaggGTGAACAGGGTCAAGCCAAAACAAATAGGAAATACAGGTTCAGGTTCTCATCTAACACTGCATCCCTGACACTTGGACTGAGGTGTCCCCCATGAGAAGGTAGTGCAACGTCTGGATCCTCTTCACTAATTACTTCGACTTCCAAGATGCGGTGTGGTGTGTGCCTAGCATTGGCAAGACGATTAGTTTCTTCTGGATCAACATGAAGGTTGTTTCGTGACGGGATCCTTTCCCGTGGATGCCTCTCTCTAGAGTCATTGCCAGGCTTGTCTGTATCGATCAGATTGGAAATCTGCCATGTTATCGTACCTCCCAACAGGCGACGCCAAATGATGTGGGACTTTTTTATGGTGTTGATGTGTCACCTTTCCACGGAGGTATCAAGAATGCGCTGGCCCGATCTTCTTCCAACCTGCAAAATAAGAATATTTCCTCCGACGGTTAAGTAAGTATttgctagagagagaaagtgtctAGAGAGAAGGTAGAGTAGAATGAGAATGTTAGGTAAGAATGTATTGAATGTCCTTTTACATTGGGAATTGGACTATTTATAGGACTAGGATTTTGGAAATTGTTCCTCAAAACCTAGATAGCTAGTTAGTTAGCTTTTCATATGAGGACATGTGTCATTTATCTAGAGGACCTAATGGGCCTCCATATTTTGGGTCACTGTTGGCCTTTGGGCTCATTCATTTGGCGTTTTGCCCATGACTATGGCTGAAGCGATTTCTTCTCTATCGTTTCACGTGTGTCAAGACTGCGTTGGTCTTGGTTGGACATATATCTTATTCCTCATTTCCACATGTCATGACACGGTTGGTCCTAGATGGAGAATAATTTATGCCACATCAACCTcctatatgaaataaataaaacttaattattcttcatcttcattaaatttccagcaacgttattgaattttaaatcgctagaaattaatcgtttttaattaaaataataattctaattaatcgtttaaaaccctagcatgaaatttgcttaatttcatgcataaaacccttaaaaattgacactttaatgatcataaacgaatctgaaaattcatattgattatcataatcaaaattaacatctaattattctaatctatttatcatataagtttaattaaaaccctaaccctaattcatcattaaaatcaattaaactcataaaaatcaaagtttTACTATATAATTtaaatcttaaaattacaaactctATAATCAAATTCAACACCAATAACATCAAAAGGCCATAATTTGGTTTTCATAACCAAtcccaaaaataatacaaatcatcaatcaaaataaataatctTAATTTAAAAACGATAATTTAAATAGAGATAGATTAGGAAGAAGATAAATCATAATGGCTGGTAAATTAGCACGACAACAATGATGGTGGTGGTCGGACAACCGGACACGAGAAAAGAGGAGAGGGAGTGCGGTGCAGCAGCGCTGGCCGCGTGTTGCTGTTGCTCTTGTGCGGGGCTACACGCTTGCTGGCGTTGGGCGAAGGCAGGGGGAGAGGGCAGCGGAAGGCGAGCATCGGGGTGTGCTGATGGGCATGCTGTTGCGTGCGGGGTGCTCAACACAAGGAAGAGAGAGAGGGTTgagtgaaggagagagaaagtgagggaGAGTTTATGAAGGTTTAATGAAATTATGAATGTGGGGATTTATGAAACATGAAAGAAGTATTTATAGGTTTTGATTCCCtcgatgggctaggcttaggaaactcaaGACGGGCTTCATTAAACGAGATTGGGCTTGCTTGGTTTGTTTGGGCTAATAATTGAAATTGGATTGGGCTAGTATGTTTAAAATCTTTTTGATGATTCAAAACCCAatttaaaagtaataaatattcttaattaataaatacatttaaataaatatttaaatgcgactttaatttataaaatctaaaaaaatatgcttataaatataataaagtataTTCATAATTACTTAAAAATATAGGGTATTACAATACGTTTGTGACTTTAGGTGataaaataaatcaaatttGACTCAATTCGCCCCTATGTGAGGCAAAATAATCTGACataaatctaataaataaaatagagtATGAGTCTGAATCTAACCTGATCCAGGACAAAATAATCCGACATGAATCTGATAAATAAAACCAGATATCGTATCTGACTTTAAAAAAATTGTatttgatgtagaacttgtaaAGTCCGATCCAAACCGACCAGTTATCGTCCCAAATTTGGAATAATAAAGGGCGGCCGAATGGGGATGCTAAGATAGGATCATAGTAGTTCTAAAGGATGGTCAATACTCAAAAGACTATTCAATGTTTTAACTTCAAGTTAGCAAGGCACCCACTTATCGTGACCTGATAATCtaatatatttatataattaAAGCAGACATATTTACTGTGCTATTAGAGAGGCGTAGGGAATCTAATGGTTTTgagcaataaaaaataagatttatgtgaattaaaaaaaaatcgagtgccacgtagataaataattaggtgatatgtatatattttaattaattaattactaatatatacaactccattcaaaatcaaacactctaataattaaaaaataaatccaatattaaatttaatttgaaaTCGAACACTAATctcaaataaaattcaatccaaagcAAACAATGATCCAATATTAGAGAGCTAAGAAGGAAATTTAATGGTTTTGtgcaatgaaaaataagatttcggaattatttttggagtaaaaaagtcgagtgccacgtagatatttatattaattaattactaatactaTGAGGATTGATATTGACCCAATACCACCTACTGATCGAGAGTACCTACTCATTTCTCTCAATATCTATCTTCACTACCTAGCAATCGAGAGTACCTTGTAGTATTAGTGCCACCTAGCAATCGAGAATACCTACTCTTCACTCTCAATATCTATCTTCTCTACCTCATGCCAAAAATTCTTCACCTGGATTTATTTATTCTATATGTGAGTAATCTTTAGTCTCTACATAAACAAATAAAGCATCAGAAATTTGGTCATTTCCTAAATAAGAATGAAGAAAGACGAGATGAAAAGGTAAATAATGAACTCCTTCTTAGCCTATGAGTGTCGCTTATTCGTCTGACTTTTTTTCATTCACTTACTAGTGTTTGGCCCGAGCGATGTTACTATTTTGAACATCATACATGTAGTGTGCATTACGTAAAAAGTTGGTGTATATCATGTTCCAAGTTATATGTATTTATGTGCAATGAAGATCACATCTAATGGTTGGCTAAGATGACAAGATGTCTACTTTTCATGTGACAAGTCTCGTGTTCGAATCTTATTGTAAGAAAATTTTGACATATGTTATATGCGGTACATATTATTCCTTGCTAAGAAGATCACGTGGCATGTTTGATTAGAGAGTTCTATGTGACACACATACACTATCAGAGataccttttaatatattagtatagatagattACAAATTATGCTGAATTAATTAACCATCTATTCAAGATTCAAGCAAGGATTAGTATACATCCGTAGAATGTTATtttaaagattttatttcttacTTTTTCCTTCAACGTTGAATTCTTTTTTGTGGTTTTGATTCCTGGCAAATACATATTGGAGTATTAATTATTACTACAAGATTTGCCTCACAAAAATTACCCCTTTAGTTTTAACGTCAAGTCGAATTACATTTAAAGGGGGAAATTTTTTTAATGGGTCAACCTTGGGTGGACCGGTTTATTAACGGATTGGGTTGGGTTGAGAATCTCAACTTGTTTAAGTAAACATGTCGGGTTGGGTTGCAAAAATCTCAAACCGTTTATTCATGGTCGACCTGATTCCGACCCAACCCATTGCCAACTCTAGGAATAAGACACGCAAAATGCAATTGATTATTTAGTAGATATATCTCATCATTTAACACaatctttgaatttaattttattagaatATTATACAGTGTCATATAAGTGAAATTTATTCGCTATTTGCCCTTAAatttaaaaacttaaaaaagaGGGAAATATCGTTTAGAAAGGCTTCACCTAATTAATTTCATGGTCCAAAATTGATTGTTTATTTATCTAGTAACGTCTTAAACAAACTCTACCAAACACAATTCAGTTACGGTAGATAAGAAGAAGTACCCGTAAAATTCAGATATCGTAAGAGTAAGAATGCCCGCGAAAATATGTCCATCCCCAAATTCAAATCAACTTCTCCTATAAATATACCCTAAATAGTTAAATACCAACGCCTTCTCTTGTAACCAACTCTCAGTATCagctagagagagaagagagTTGGAGAGAGAAATacagttagagagagaaagaatggCGTGTCCAGCGATGGCGAGTCCAGTTGAAGAGCAGATTCATCAGCATCATCAGCAGCGTATGCTTATAACAGAGCAAGTGATGAATTGCAAGCTCAAAGAGAAGAAACAGCTTTCTCTCGAGAACTACCTTGACTATCTTCAATCTCGCGATTTCTCCAAGTTCACCGTCGGTGAAATCAATCAggtcctctctctctctcttcgatTTTCTCTTGATTTTTAGGTTATTGGGGGGAGTGTTTTTGTGGCTAATTTGTTCAAATCCTGACTTAAACCTAATTCTCCCTGTTTTTTGAACGTTGATTGGAGTTTCGAACACATTTCCCTAATCTCCGATTAGAAATTTTTGGTTTACTTTCCTGCTTTTGTGAATCAAATGTCTGTCGACTAATTGCTGGTTGAACTGGAGAATGTTGCGACTGAAACCTGGTTTTCCGAATAATTTCTCAAAATTTTCATCTCGGTTGTTGTAATTTTGATTTCATAGTCGTAACTTGTTTCCGCTATATTTTAACCTCATTTCGTAATTTGTTAATCTTTTCTCTCTCAATTATTACTGGAACTTGTTGTGTATTAAACATCAGTCGTGATTTTAATTTCAAACTCGTATTTTCTAATTTCTGATGAGACATTttgatttaatttcatatttttccttTGGTTACTGGTTGAGCTGAAAATTGTTGTGAATCAAATCCATTTCACAAAGAattttccaaaagaaaaaatctCAGTCCTTCTGATTTTTATTCCGATCTCGTTTACGCTAAACTCCGatgaaaattttcaatttatacTCGTAAAGAGTATAACATTTCTGTGTATATTAATTATCTCTCTCCATTAATTCTTGGCCGATCTGAAAAATCGTTGTCTGGAGAGAAGCAACGAATAAATCGTTCTGATTTTGCCTTTTTTTTCTCTGAAAGATGCAGATAGTTTCAATCCATGGTTTCAAGAAGCCTAATCAGCGGAAGGTTCTGgactcttcttcttctctctcttcgCGTCTCTCTTTTCATCCCTCTCTTCGCGTCTCTCTTTTCATCTCTCTAGTTATGTTTTGACTGACGAAATTGATCACAGAAAGCTGAAGAAGCAGTGAAAGCAATTGAGCCAATAGATCCTGCGCGATCAACTCTGAGGGAAGACATTTCATCGTCAATCAAAGCAACCATTGGTTTCACTGAAGCAATCAAGGATCTTAAGATTCTCAATTGGCAAGAGTGCTCCATAACTTCGATCAAATTACTCAAACCAGAGAATGACAAAATCGTCCTCGTTTCTCCCTCCACGACATCCACGAAGTCGAAATCTGTGAAGGCTGTGCAGCAGCCGAAATCTCTGGAGGCGGTAAAGAAGTCTAAGTTAGCTTCGTTGCTGAGCATCGGTAACGGTCCGAACAACAGCGGTAATTCTGATGCCCCTGTTTTCCCCTCCACAGCAGCCACCAAAATGCAGAAAACGATAAAGCGGCGTAAGCTATCATCCTTGACAGAGAGCTCCTGCAGTGGTCCGACCAACGCCGACAGTGGCGGTTCAGGTGATGCTTCATCGTCCTCGTTTGTCGCCAGAGGAAAGAATGGTGGTGGAAAGAAAAGGCTTCATTCCATTGTCTGTCTAGGTCCAGCGGCTACTTAGCCGTGGTTGTTTGAGTTTTCATTTGAAGCTATATATGGTGATTTTAGTGTTACTAATCACAGTAACTAGTTTCTTAATGGCGGATTTGAATTTTGGAGGGAATATATGGTACTTGATTTTGATTATATGCATTTCATTTTGTTTAATTTCAGTAATTCTATAcgcattttgattttgattatatGCATTCATTTTGTTTAATTTCAGTGATTTTGATTAATGCATTCATTTTGTTTAATTTCAGTGATTTTGATTATATGCGTTCATTTTGTTTAATTTCAGTGATTTAGATTTTATGcatttcatttcttttttattatatgCATCAGacttttattttggattttttgaagaaattaTTGGAAGTTATAATTCCTTATCATTATGTTGTTGAAATTATGTGTAGTTTTGCTGAATAGTTAGAATCGTGTTTTCTGGAAGTTATAATTCCTTATCGACCCTCTTACTGTGTATTAGATGAATGGAAAGTAACTACTAAGTTCTAACTAGAATTTGCACAAGTGACACTGCCGAGTCAACTTGCACCAAAACTTTTCTTTtaggctgcgttctattcacctgatttccacttatttttcctgaacttaactgaacttatctgaacttattagaacttatcaaaacttattttagttataaattgtacttggccaacccttatttttcctgaacttatcttatctgaacttaacttaacttaacttaacttaacttatttttcctgaaataagtggaaataaggtgaacagaacagggccttagaCAGTAATGAAACAGAAGAAAAAGGGACCTATTGGAGAAATTGGATGCGTATGACTTATATACAATCTGAATGTAAGATAATATTGAAAAACGTTTGGGTAGATTCACCAAGTCATAACAAGGAgcaaatttgacaaaaatagcaTTAGAAGCTTGATTAAATGCAATGGAAGCGGATGACTGAAGACCCGATATAGACATATATCATCTACAGCCCCATGGAATAATTTGCAACCATTGTGAACCTTCCAAGCCCCTCTTAAACACCCGATAAaaacatgccaaaataacacgaTTGTAAGTGTACGAAATAAGAATTACAAATGTTGACAACAAATCGACAATGCATGATTGAAGCAGTTTTATGATGAGATTCATCTACAACCAGCAATTGGAGGCCTTCGGGTTATCATACTAATCATCAAAACACCATCACTTTCCATTTCCATGAAAAATCCAGTAGTAATTGTAATTTGGTTTTAAATTACAATGGGGATATCCAATTGTGTGATAAGCTCCCACTGTCAAGCACCTGTTGCATATAAGCGCGTCCATTCCTTTGCTGCAACATGAGTGTTCCGAACAAGTATTAGTCCACCAATCAATCTTATAATTTATACCAAGTATTACTCATAGGTTTATTGCATCGGTATATTTATATTACTCATAGGTTTATTGCATCAGTATATTTATATTACTCATAGGTTTATTGCATCGGTATATTTATATTACTCATAGGTTTATTGCATCGGTATATTTAATATTACTCATATTAATACACttatattactccctctgtcccaaatGAATTGCCAACTTTTTACTATGTTATTACACTAATTCAATGGAGGAATTGacataattttacgaaattagCATTCATAATAGTTGCGTCATTTTTATCCCCTCCTCGTCACTTAAGGAGATTCAGTCACTCCAAAGTATAATAGGAAATGTGACAACGTTCTAAAGACATCCTGAAATAGTATGTGTATTGATTCCGGATGGAGAAAGCAAATGGCAATTTGCTAACAGATGTTCATGATTAACTTTTTACCTTAAACTTCAAAACTAGGAAAAAGAAAGCAAGTGCAAAATAATGACAATTGAGATTGAATATATGCACGCGGTATCTAAGGTCCAAGTAGTGTTAAGAGGGAAGGGTTATAGCAAACCTGTTTCCACAGCTTCAACTTCATTACTCTTCCAGTGCTTCGCAACGTTCTCTGAAAGTGGATCATCTGGATTGGGAGCACTCAAAAGAGCCTGGATACTGATTAAAGAAAATTTTAACTTTTCGAAtaatttacaaacaagaattcTTTCAGAAGTGATAACTGAATCAAGCACACTACAATAAAAGTTTCAGAAAATCATCATTCCAGTGATGTATACAGATGGATTTAAAGACAATCAGGAACAGATAAAGACCAGCAAATAATTCTTGTTATAAAATGAAAATTTGTCGCACTTCACAGAGGGAGGCAAAACTTCACAAAATCTGGTCAGAAGACATAAAGCTTGGACTTCTACAATGTTATTAGTTTCCAAatgctttatttaattcaatcaaatctttCCCCACCGTAACCCCCACACCCTCACAAAACAAATATAAGTTAGTTACAAACACATTATTAAAAGCCAGAGTTTTCCTTGCTTTCACATTCTTTCTTCCATTTTTAAACAACGCCCACTCTCTCCAAACTGTTGTTAAATAACTAGTATTAgctgtttaaattttttttcctaCTGAATACATCAATACATAAAATCATCATGTCTCGGATTATGAAAAATTTACCTTAGTAATACTGTTCGGATCTGCAGGGCTGGGCTCCATTTATCTTTAAGGATGTCTAAGCATATCCTTCCAAGCTGCACAAATAAATTCTCATATTAGCTTGCATGGAATCAAACTGTAGCACGTCCTGAGTCAGAAGAGTAGGTTCACACCTTATCAATATTCGGATGATAAATCTTAGTCAAGAAACGGACCTGTTCCAAAATAAAATGGATCATAAGAAAAATGAGAACGCCATTATGTATGGGAAAGAAAATCAATTTGTTCAGCAGTAAACTTTATAGCTTGAAATTGAACAGCAATATTAGCTTACATCACAACTTTCAATTTGTTATATCTTACATCACATACAAGTCCAACAGTCTATGGATAAAATGAACAAACGTAGAACAACAATAACTTCAATTTGCCATAGAAGACTAAGCACTAAAGAACTATCCTAGGAGAATAGTGCAGCAACTGAAACCCAATCTTTACACCATCTACAGCCTTTCCTGTCGCCAAAATTTAGGCAGTACTATACCAATTGAAAGTCACATCAAGCTCACTATAGGTTAAGTCTGGTGTACATAATACCAACCGATGATGTAACCAGGAAGAAAGAGATATACAAGTACAACAAGATACCGCAGCAtagtgaaaattattaggtgcacccAAGGGTATTTTTATGCCCATCGGTGGTCCCTACCACATTTTCTACTCACATGTAAGGAGAAAATTTGAGAGGGTGCACGGTGCACCCGGGTCCATGTAATATGCTCAAACATCATAGGAGAGGATATCTAAACCCCAAGGGATACACAACAGATATATAAAGATAAAgcagcaacaaaaaaaaaagagggagtTGAGATCATATATTCCATTTCATGTCCCATCTTTTGTCCCCAACTTTTCAAAATTTGAAGAACCGTCATAACAATATAacattaatacggagtattaagcTAATGATAACTGCAGGTACCATGGCATGCAGATCCAAACAGTATTACTGAGGTAAATTGTATTTTAACAAATGGATGTAAGCACTAAGCAGCAATAACATGAGTTCGTTGTCTTGCCGTTCCTTTCACCAATAATGTAGCAATCATTAGATGAAAAGGTTTGCATGAAGCTTATgtgagacaaaaaaaaaaaacagatgcAG encodes:
- the LOC110782598 gene encoding uncharacterized protein isoform X1, whose amino-acid sequence is MACPAMASPVEEQIHQHHQQRMLITEQVMNCKLKEKKQLSLENYLDYLQSRDFSKFTVGEINQMQIVSIHGFKKPNQRKKAEEAVKAIEPIDPARSTLREDISSSIKATIGFTEAIKDLKILNWQECSITSIKLLKPENDKIVLVSPSTTSTKSKSVKAVQQPKSLEAVKKSKLASLLSIGNGPNNSGNSDAPVFPSTAATKMQKTIKRRKLSSLTESSCSGPTNADSGGSGDASSSSFVARGKNGGGKKRLHSIVCLGPAAT
- the LOC110782658 gene encoding ubiquitin-conjugating enzyme E2 36, whose amino-acid sequence is MANSNLPRRIIKETQRLLSEPAPGISASPSEENMRYFNVMVLGPSQSPYEGGVFKLELFLPEEYPMAPPKVRFLTKIYHPNIDKLGRICLDILKDKWSPALQIRTVLLSIQALLSAPNPDDPLSENVAKHWKSNEVEAVETAKEWTRLYATGA
- the LOC110782598 gene encoding uncharacterized protein isoform X2, yielding MACPAMASPVEEQIHQHHQQRMLITEQVMNCKLKEKKQLSLENYLDYLQSRDFSKFTVGEINQIVSIHGFKKPNQRKKAEEAVKAIEPIDPARSTLREDISSSIKATIGFTEAIKDLKILNWQECSITSIKLLKPENDKIVLVSPSTTSTKSKSVKAVQQPKSLEAVKKSKLASLLSIGNGPNNSGNSDAPVFPSTAATKMQKTIKRRKLSSLTESSCSGPTNADSGGSGDASSSSFVARGKNGGGKKRLHSIVCLGPAAT